The region TCAGGCGATCCAGACCCTCTCTATTTTACCGATTTGAATTGATAAATGCAAGCTCATCATTCTTTTACAAAGCTGCCCCGAACGCCCCCTTCCGCTGCTCCCACTGTTCCATGGACCCCCCTGCCTGTACATACAACCAACAGCGAGCAGCGGCCCTATCTCACCGCTTGCTTATCTCGCGGGAAATGGCTATTTTATTATGTTACTGAACCAAAATAGAAAGACTTGTACATGAGCCGTCGTCTCACCTGGCCCAATCGCATCACCCTGTTGCGCGTCGGGCTTTTATTTGTGCTGGTGTTTTTAATTTACAACCAGTTCATCTGGGCCCGGCTGTTCGCCGCCCTGCTCGCCGTCATCGTCATCATCATGGACTGGCTCGACGGCTTTCTGGCGCGCAAGCTGCAAGAGTCCACAGCGTTGGGCAGCGTGCTCGACATCGCCGGAGATCGTGTGGTGGAAAACGTATTGTGGATTTGCCTCGCAGACCTACGCCTGATCGGCATCTGGATCCCCATTGTGGTCATCTCCCGCGGCATTTTCACCGACAGCATCCGCAACTACGTCATCAAATTCGGCTTTACCGGCTTTAGCGAAAAAACCATGATGCGCAGCGCCCTGGGGCGATTTCTTACCGGGTCCCCGATCATGCGCACCGGCTATGCGGTGCTCAAAGCACTGACCTTCGGCTCCTTATTGCTCTTCTCCGGACTGGCCAAAGTGCACCGCTATTGGACCTCGATTCCATCCGCTTGGATTCAATTCGGATTAAAAACCGGCGCCCTGTTGGCCATCGTAACCGC is a window of bacterium DNA encoding:
- a CDS encoding CDP-alcohol phosphatidyltransferase family protein; translation: MSRRLTWPNRITLLRVGLLFVLVFLIYNQFIWARLFAALLAVIVIIMDWLDGFLARKLQESTALGSVLDIAGDRVVENVLWICLADLRLIGIWIPIVVISRGIFTDSIRNYVIKFGFTGFSEKTMMRSALGRFLTGSPIMRTGYAVLKALTFGSLLLFSGLAKVHRYWTSIPSAWIQFGLKTGALLAIVTAAVCLLRGIPVIIEGVRLIQEKEVPPAADHSAGH